From Solidesulfovibrio fructosivorans JJ]:
TGGGCGTCAAGGGCCCGGGGAAACAGAGAAAACGGATTGGGGTAGGACGCTCGCGCCTCAGCCGCAGTGATCGCTCACGTAGCGGCCGAGCCTGTCCAGGCCTTCCTCGATATTTTCCAGGGAATTGGCGTAGGAAAAGCGCAGGTGCCCTTCCCCGCCGGGGCCGAAGTCGATGCCCGGGGTCACCCCCACATGGACCTTCTCCAGGATGTCGTAGGCCAGGGCCAGGGAATCCGGGTTCAGGTGGTCGGCGCGCACGAACACGTAAAACGCGCCAGTGGGTTCGGTGCGCGGAGACAGGCCGAGCTTTCTGAGCCCGGCGAGCAGCGCCTTGCGCCGCGTGGCGTAGGTTTCGCGCATGGCCTCGGCCGCGGCCAGCCCCTCGGGCGACAAGGCGGCCAGCCCGGCCCACTGGGCCACGGAAGAGGCGCAGATGAAAAGGTTTTGCTGGAGCTTTTGCAAAAGCCCCATCATGGAGCACGGCGCGATGAGGTAGCCCAGGCGCAGGCCGGTCATGGCGAAGCGCTTGGAAAAGCCGTTTAGGACCAGCGCGTCCTCGGAAAATTCCAGGGCGCAGCGGGCCCGTCCCTCGTAGGTCAGGCCGTGGTAGATCTCGTCGGACACCACCGGCAGTCCCGTGGCGCAGGCCGCCTCCATGGCGTCGTCCGAAATCAGGGTGCCGGTGGGGTTGGCCGGCGAATTGAGCAGGATGCCGGCGGTCATCTCGGAAACCTTGGCCGCGATGGACTCCGGGGTGAACTGGAAGCCGTCCTCCTCGGCCACGGGCACGTAATGGGGAATGATGCCGGTGAAGCGCAGGAAATTGGGGTAGCAGGCGTAGGCCGGGTCGGTCAGCAGCATGTTGGCCCCGGGCCGGGCCAGGGCGGCAAAGGCCAGCAGCATGGCCGACGAGGTGCCGCCGGTGACCAGAATGCGGTCAGGGGTGACGCGCACGCCGTATTCGTCGGCGAACAGGCGGCAGAGGGCCTCGCGCAACGGCGGGATGCCGAGGCTGTGGGTGTAGTGGGTTTTGCCGTCGGATACGGCCTTGATGGCGGCTTCCTTGACGCAGTCCGGCGTGTCGAAGTCGGGTTCGCCGATTTCCAGATGGATCACCCGGTGGCCGGCCGCCTCGATGGCGTTGGCCCGTTCCAGGATGTCCATGACGAGAAACGATGTGATGTCCTTGCAGGCGGGATTCATGGCAACTGTCCGGTAGGGGATTGCCGGGCGCGACGGGTCGAGTCGCCGCGCCCGGGAAAAATCTAGTCGTTCGTGGCGTCGGGGAGCGGCTGGCACACGCCCGAGGGGTGGGCGTAGCGGTCGTTTAAAGACTGGATGAACTTCTCGCTGTCCATGATGACCGAGGACAGGGCGTTTCGCGCCTTCTGGCCCCAGCCGGCCGGCTCCAGGCGGAAGACCGAACGCCAGGGGGCGGTGTTTTTGGCCAGGGCCCGCATGAGCCCCTCGCGCACCGGGCCGTGGGGATAGGCCTTTTCCACCACCCGGGCCACGGCCGTAACCGACCATTTGCGGGCCAAGTGGTGCAGCCAGCATCCGCCGCCCAGGCACAGCGCAAGAAACGGAATCCAGCGCCAGGACGCGTCGAACATCCAGCCGAGCCAGTCCGGCACGACGCCGTTGGTGAAGGGGTGGCCGGTGAGAAAGTAGAGCGCCACCAAAACGACGGCCACGCCGCCAAAGAGCATGGCGTCGCGCCGCAGCGCCCCCTTGCGCCAGCGAAGCAGCATGCCGCGTATCTCCGGCACCCGCAGATCCTCCACCTCCCGGGCCAACTTCTCCAGGTCGCCGATGATGCGGTAGGCCCGCTCCACCCGCACCTGGTCCATGCGGCTGCGGATGGCGGCCAGGTCCGCATCGCGTTTGGCCTCGAAGCGCGCCCGCAAGGCGTCGTCGGCAATGGGCAGGGCGGCCGAGGGCGCGTAGATGCGGTAGAACTTGCCGGCGGTCAGCCCCTGCTGGGCCAGGGCCCGCTGCCAGGCGCCCACCACCTCTTCGGGGTTGTCCTCCCGGGCGGCGATATCCATCTGATTAAGGATATAGATAAATTTATTGGAGTCGCGGCGGTTGATGGTGGCCGCGACCAGGTGGGTCAGCGTGTCGCGCATGGCCCCGGGTTCGGGCCGGCGGGCGTCAAAAAGGACCAGCACCAGATCGGAGAGGTCCATGATGTGGTTGGTGATGCGCAAGGTCGCCGTGCGCTGGGCGTCGGCGTCGAAGCCGGGGGAGTCGATGAGAATAAGCCCGCGCAGCTTGTCGCTGGGGCTGGTCTTGAGCCGGATGTAGGAATCGATGCGCCCGCCCTCGCCGGGCTCCACCTTCTCCAGCTCCTCGCTCATCTTGTAGAAGGGAAAGCGCAGGTCGGCGTTGAGCGCCGTGCCGGGCAGCACCCGGGATTCGCCGGCGGCATTGTAGCAGATGACCGTGAACTTGTCGTCCACGGCGTGGGAGCCGGTCTGCTGCACCGGCATGTCGAGATACGAATTGATAAAGGTGGATTTGCCGGCGGAAAAGGGTCCCAATACGGAAATGAGCGGCCACCAGGCGATCTGGGAGATGGTGGACTGGTCGTTGCCGAGAAGCCCGAGGCCCCGGCAGACCTTGTCCAGCTTGCCGAAGCTCTCCACCGCGTCGACCAGCAGCGGATTTTCCAGTTGCAGATGTTCCTTGAGGCTGGCCAGCCTGTCGCGCAGTCGCCCGTCTTCCATACGTCCCCCACCCAAGTACAGAATGGCCCCAACTACCCTAAAATCCGCACTTCG
This genomic window contains:
- a CDS encoding pyridoxal phosphate-dependent aminotransferase — protein: MNPACKDITSFLVMDILERANAIEAAGHRVIHLEIGEPDFDTPDCVKEAAIKAVSDGKTHYTHSLGIPPLREALCRLFADEYGVRVTPDRILVTGGTSSAMLLAFAALARPGANMLLTDPAYACYPNFLRFTGIIPHYVPVAEEDGFQFTPESIAAKVSEMTAGILLNSPANPTGTLISDDAMEAACATGLPVVSDEIYHGLTYEGRARCALEFSEDALVLNGFSKRFAMTGLRLGYLIAPCSMMGLLQKLQQNLFICASSVAQWAGLAALSPEGLAAAEAMRETYATRRKALLAGLRKLGLSPRTEPTGAFYVFVRADHLNPDSLALAYDILEKVHVGVTPGIDFGPGGEGHLRFSYANSLENIEEGLDRLGRYVSDHCG
- a CDS encoding dynamin family protein; this translates as MEDGRLRDRLASLKEHLQLENPLLVDAVESFGKLDKVCRGLGLLGNDQSTISQIAWWPLISVLGPFSAGKSTFINSYLDMPVQQTGSHAVDDKFTVICYNAAGESRVLPGTALNADLRFPFYKMSEELEKVEPGEGGRIDSYIRLKTSPSDKLRGLILIDSPGFDADAQRTATLRITNHIMDLSDLVLVLFDARRPEPGAMRDTLTHLVAATINRRDSNKFIYILNQMDIAAREDNPEEVVGAWQRALAQQGLTAGKFYRIYAPSAALPIADDALRARFEAKRDADLAAIRSRMDQVRVERAYRIIGDLEKLAREVEDLRVPEIRGMLLRWRKGALRRDAMLFGGVAVVLVALYFLTGHPFTNGVVPDWLGWMFDASWRWIPFLALCLGGGCWLHHLARKWSVTAVARVVEKAYPHGPVREGLMRALAKNTAPWRSVFRLEPAGWGQKARNALSSVIMDSEKFIQSLNDRYAHPSGVCQPLPDATND